One Halictus rubicundus isolate RS-2024b chromosome 10, iyHalRubi1_principal, whole genome shotgun sequence genomic window carries:
- the LOC143358159 gene encoding inactive CLIP domain-containing serine protease A3-like isoform X1 — protein sequence MNKILLMLYVVSILQYQVSAQSDTIIFDNDATTKIPSNGNDMTCSCIFASNCPSINTGIDIRIVNVDPNCSPGQVYCCSYSENMVDESCGIRKMSVVPHPQGQASYGAYPWQAALLTTDNVYVGSGVLITPNHVLTVAHKVGSYANGGLKVRLGEWDGQSTNEPDPYQEYMVQRIVMHPNFNSVNLQNDVAVITLSGTVPISSSPNINTACFPTSEPASGTRCWVSGWGKDAFGMNGRYQSIMKEVDVPIVMQSNCEVSLKQTRLGQFYNLDKSSFVCAGGESGKDACTGDGGSPLVCQSGNGQWQVVGMVAWGIGCATNNVPGVYVNVYNYIGWITQQIV from the exons ATGAATAAGATATTGCTTATGTTGTACGTTGTCAGCATCCTGCAGTATCAAGTTTCCGCGCAAAGTGACACTATCATTTTTGATAACGATGCCACCACAAAAATACCGA gTAATGGTAATGATATGACCTGCTCTTGCATATTCGCGAGTAATTGTCCTAGTATTAATACTGGCATTGATATTCGAATAGTTAATGTG GATCCTAATTGTTCTCCTGGACAAGTGTATTGCTGTTCATACTCAGAAAATATGGTTGATGAATCATGTGGCATTAGAAAAATGTCGGTAGTTCCACATCCTCAGGGTCAAGCCAGTTATGGAGCATATCCTTGGCAAGCTGCACTTTTGACTACAGACAACGTTTATGTGGGCTCTGGTGTCTTGATTACACCAAACCATGTACTTACTGTTGCTCACAAAGTAGGATCTTATGC GAATGGTGGTCTTAAAGTAAGATTAGGAGAGTGGGATGGCCAGTCCACAAATGAACCTGATCCATACCAAGAATACATGGTTCAAAGAATTGTTATGCATCCAAATTTCAACTCTGTTAATCTTCAGAATGATGTTGCTGTAATTACTTTGAGTGGCACAGTACCTATTTCTAGTAGCCCAAATATTAACACCGCATGCTTTCCTACATCAGAGCCTGCATCTGGCACAAG GTGTTGGGTATCAGGCTGGGGAAAAGATGCATTTGGCATGAACGGTCGGTATCAAAGTATAATGAAGGAAGTGGATGTACCTATTGTAATGCAATCGAACTGTGAAGTTTCTCTCAAACAGACTAGACTCGGACAATTTTATAATCTTGATAAAAGCAGCTTCGTGTGTGCTGGTGGAGAATCAGGAAAAGATGCATGCACA gGAGATGGAGGTTCACCATTGGTATGTCAATCTGGGAATGGACAATGGCAAGTTGTTGGTATGGTAGCATGGGGTATTGGCTGTGCAACAAATAATGTTCCAGGTGTTTACGTAAATGTATACAATTACATTGGATGGATTACACAGCAGATTGTCTAA
- the Ohgt gene encoding E3 ubiquitin ligase component cereblon isoform X1 produces MISDAEGDGGLSEPEEHEMLAASSTSLQANRSLNVSIPLHPDASSSLRASIPLDASIPLRPSHSLHTSHPLNENSSLDESSSFDESSLLNQRIQFRPQFSSLPAALLERLIREFDVDQQQVEEETTEEPLERTFDLTLPARHSYFGNDFEEFRGRTILDEGIYMKLPLLAQKSIMLFPGQTLSMKLDSHSLDLKFFYQGNRTIGVVCFEYNRMVTAIGVTAEIYEMARVDGGYAVKAKGRQRFKILKPFMEGVDEISANVKILPEITLGPPFLEQRLASLDHLRIKATTEEEFKRQERIENRDAVLTPWPGWVYRQYDPQRLSLRIRRHLKYIRVDTNVPEDPTNLSFWVAQNLLLDDNARNVLLHYDCAISRLQMEIKYLANEKIFVCDNCETEIGKQSNMLTMSIDGPLGIYCNRAGILHDIVTLSHTQCLVLSSNTISSEFTWFQGYGWTAAMCQNCDSHIGWKFTAVGPNLKPKMFWALSRQNIISKDT; encoded by the exons ATGATCTCTGATGCAGAAGGTGATGGTGGATTAAGTGAACCTGAAGAACATGAGATGCTGG CAGCGTCAAGCACTTCGCTTCAAGCGAACCGATCACTTAATGTGAGTATCCCGCTTCATCCTGATGCGAGTAGCTCGCTTCGTGCGAGCATCCCGCTTGACGCGAGTATCCCGCTTCGACCGAGCCACTCGCTTCATACAAGCCACCCACTTAACGAGAATAGTTCGCTTGATGAGAGCAGCTCGTTTGATGAGAGTAGCTTGCTTAATCAAAGGATTCAGTTTCGGCCTCAGTTTTCGAGCTTGCCTGCAGCACTACTAGAGAGATTAATCAGAGAGTTCGATGTTGATCAACAGCAAGTGGAGGAAGAAACTACTGAAGAACCACTTGAACGTACTTTTGATTTAACATTGCCAGCCAGGCATTCT TATTTCGGGAACGACTTCGAAGAGTTCAGGGGAAGGACAATATTAGATGAAGGGATTTATATGAAGTTACCATTGCTGGCACAGAAATCTATTATGTTATTTCCTGGACAAACATTGTCAATGAAGCTTGATTCGCACAGTCTTGACTTGAAGTTTTTCTATCAGGGCAATCGTACCATAGGCGTTGTATGTTTCGAATATAACCGTATGGTTACAGCTATAGGTGTCACAGCTGAAATTTATGAAATGGCTCGGGTTGATGGAGGTTATGCTGTGAAAGCGAAGGGCAGACAACGATTCAAGATTTTGAAACCCTTTATGGAG GGAGTAGATGAAATATCAGCAAATGTTAAAATTTTACCAGAAATAACACTTGGACCACCATTTCTTGAGCAACGATTAGCATCGTTGGATCATTTACGCATAAAAGCAACCACAGAGGAAGAGTTCAAAAGGCAAGAAAGAATAGAGAATCGGGATGCAGTGTTAACTCCTTGGCCTGGCTGGGTATACAGACAATATGATCCACAAAGACTTTCTTTACGAATAAGGAGACACCTCAAATATATTCGTG TGGATACTAATGTACCAGAAGATCCTACAAATTTGTCATTTTGGGTTGCCCAAAATTTACTATTAGACGATAATGCACGGAACGTTTTATTACATTATGATTGTGCAATTTCCAGATTGCAaatggaaataaaatatttagctAAT gaaaaaatattcgttTGCGATAATTGCGAAACTGAGATTGGAAAACAGTCTAACATGTTAACAATGAGCATAGATGGTCCACTTGGTATTTATTGCAATCGTGCTGGTATTTTACATGATATTGTGACTTTGTCTCATACCCAATGTTTGGTGCTAAGCAGTAACACAATATCGTCTGAATTTACATGGTTTCAAGG ATATGGATGGACAGCAGCTATGTGTCAAAACTGTGATTCTCACATAGGGTGGAAGTTTACGGCAGTTGGGCCTAATTTGAAACCGAAAATGTTTTGGGCTTTATCGCGTCAGAACATAATTAGCAAAGATACTTGA
- the LOC143358371 gene encoding anaphase-promoting complex subunit CDC26 — MIRRSPTKLDLRLDDLVEYETMRKALEAKRESERQPAFNPPSWGGKVPQSEILERIGYMPQQNQPSHSRPNI, encoded by the coding sequence ATGATACGGCGCAGTCCAACGAAACTCGATTTACGGCTAGACGATCTAGTCGAGTACGAAACGATGAGGAAGGCTCTTGAAGCCAAGAGAGAGTCTGAGAGACAACCAGCATTCAATCCTCCCTCGTGGGGTGGCAAAGTGCCGCAAAGTGAAATCCTAGAACGCATTGGTTACATGCCGCAACAGAATCAACCTTCGCATTCCCGGCCGAATATATAA
- the Ohgt gene encoding E3 ubiquitin ligase component cereblon isoform X2 — MISDAEGDGGLSEPEEHEMLASSTSLQANRSLNVSIPLHPDASSSLRASIPLDASIPLRPSHSLHTSHPLNENSSLDESSSFDESSLLNQRIQFRPQFSSLPAALLERLIREFDVDQQQVEEETTEEPLERTFDLTLPARHSYFGNDFEEFRGRTILDEGIYMKLPLLAQKSIMLFPGQTLSMKLDSHSLDLKFFYQGNRTIGVVCFEYNRMVTAIGVTAEIYEMARVDGGYAVKAKGRQRFKILKPFMEGVDEISANVKILPEITLGPPFLEQRLASLDHLRIKATTEEEFKRQERIENRDAVLTPWPGWVYRQYDPQRLSLRIRRHLKYIRVDTNVPEDPTNLSFWVAQNLLLDDNARNVLLHYDCAISRLQMEIKYLANEKIFVCDNCETEIGKQSNMLTMSIDGPLGIYCNRAGILHDIVTLSHTQCLVLSSNTISSEFTWFQGYGWTAAMCQNCDSHIGWKFTAVGPNLKPKMFWALSRQNIISKDT; from the exons ATGATCTCTGATGCAGAAGGTGATGGTGGATTAAGTGAACCTGAAGAACATGAGATGCTGG CGTCAAGCACTTCGCTTCAAGCGAACCGATCACTTAATGTGAGTATCCCGCTTCATCCTGATGCGAGTAGCTCGCTTCGTGCGAGCATCCCGCTTGACGCGAGTATCCCGCTTCGACCGAGCCACTCGCTTCATACAAGCCACCCACTTAACGAGAATAGTTCGCTTGATGAGAGCAGCTCGTTTGATGAGAGTAGCTTGCTTAATCAAAGGATTCAGTTTCGGCCTCAGTTTTCGAGCTTGCCTGCAGCACTACTAGAGAGATTAATCAGAGAGTTCGATGTTGATCAACAGCAAGTGGAGGAAGAAACTACTGAAGAACCACTTGAACGTACTTTTGATTTAACATTGCCAGCCAGGCATTCT TATTTCGGGAACGACTTCGAAGAGTTCAGGGGAAGGACAATATTAGATGAAGGGATTTATATGAAGTTACCATTGCTGGCACAGAAATCTATTATGTTATTTCCTGGACAAACATTGTCAATGAAGCTTGATTCGCACAGTCTTGACTTGAAGTTTTTCTATCAGGGCAATCGTACCATAGGCGTTGTATGTTTCGAATATAACCGTATGGTTACAGCTATAGGTGTCACAGCTGAAATTTATGAAATGGCTCGGGTTGATGGAGGTTATGCTGTGAAAGCGAAGGGCAGACAACGATTCAAGATTTTGAAACCCTTTATGGAG GGAGTAGATGAAATATCAGCAAATGTTAAAATTTTACCAGAAATAACACTTGGACCACCATTTCTTGAGCAACGATTAGCATCGTTGGATCATTTACGCATAAAAGCAACCACAGAGGAAGAGTTCAAAAGGCAAGAAAGAATAGAGAATCGGGATGCAGTGTTAACTCCTTGGCCTGGCTGGGTATACAGACAATATGATCCACAAAGACTTTCTTTACGAATAAGGAGACACCTCAAATATATTCGTG TGGATACTAATGTACCAGAAGATCCTACAAATTTGTCATTTTGGGTTGCCCAAAATTTACTATTAGACGATAATGCACGGAACGTTTTATTACATTATGATTGTGCAATTTCCAGATTGCAaatggaaataaaatatttagctAAT gaaaaaatattcgttTGCGATAATTGCGAAACTGAGATTGGAAAACAGTCTAACATGTTAACAATGAGCATAGATGGTCCACTTGGTATTTATTGCAATCGTGCTGGTATTTTACATGATATTGTGACTTTGTCTCATACCCAATGTTTGGTGCTAAGCAGTAACACAATATCGTCTGAATTTACATGGTTTCAAGG ATATGGATGGACAGCAGCTATGTGTCAAAACTGTGATTCTCACATAGGGTGGAAGTTTACGGCAGTTGGGCCTAATTTGAAACCGAAAATGTTTTGGGCTTTATCGCGTCAGAACATAATTAGCAAAGATACTTGA
- the Sfxn2 gene encoding sideroflexin 2 → MGEERLDIEKPLWDLSTFEGRWKHFAWVTDFRTCTVPESELLNAKKLCEDYKLGKEPAGTTREQIIYAKKLYESAFHPDTGDLQNVFGRMSFQVPGGMAVTGAMLQFYKTNTAVIFWQWVNQSFNALVNYTNRNANSPTTELQLGVAYASATTAAMITAIGCKSFWGKRANPLMARYVPFAAVAAANCVNIPLMRQNEISQGIEIADENGNKLTRSKLAAVKGISQVVISRIIMCAPGMLILPPIMARLEKYRFMQCIKPLHAPIQVMMVGCFLTFMVPTACALFPQNCSIKSSTLERWESENYETLKKNCGNRDVPTYLYFNKGL, encoded by the exons ATGGGAGAAGAAAGGCTGGACATAGAGAAACCACTCTGGGATCTGAGCACCTTCGAGGGCAGATGGAAACACTTCGCTTGGGTGACTGACTTCCGAACCTGCACCGTTCCTGAGTCCGAGTTGCTCAACGCGAAGAAATTATGCGAGGACTACAA ACTTGGGAAAGAGCCAGCTGGTACAACCCGGGAGCAGATCATCTATGCTAAGAAGCTTTACGAGTCGGCCTTTCATCCCGACACCGGTGACCTGCAGAATGTCTTTGGCAGAATGTCCTTCCAAGTGCCAGGTGGGATGGCTGTGACCGGCGCTATGCTTCAATTCTACAA AACGAACACAGCTGTGATTTTCTGGCAATGGGTGAATCAGTCGTTCAATGCTCTAGTCAATTACACCAATAGAAATGCGAATAGTCCTACCACGGAGCTACAGTTAGGGGTGGCTTATGCTAGCGCGACCACAGCTGCTATGATAACGGCGATAGGATGCAAATCGTTTTGGGGCAAACGGGCCAATCCACTTATGGCG CGTTATGTGCCATTCGCTGCAGTCGCCGCGGCCAATTGCGTGAACATTCCCTTGATGAGGCAGAATGAAATCAGCCAAGGGATCGAGATCGCTGACGAGAACGGCAACAAACTTACGAGGTCAAAG CTCGCTGCAGTTAAAGGTATCAGTCAAGTGGTCATCTCGAGGATCATCATGTGTGCGCCCGGCATGC TGATTCTTCCACCCATCATGGCGAGACTTGAGAAGTACCGTTTTATGCAATGCATCAAGCCTTTGCATGCACCGATACAAGTGATGATGGTCGGCTGTTT CCTGACGTTCATGGTGCCCACGGCGTGCGCATTGTTTCCACAAAACTG CTCAATTAAGTCAAGCACCCTGGAACGCTGGGAGTCTGAGAATTACGAGACGCTGAAGAAGAATTGCGGGAACAGGGATGTACCTACGTACTTATACTTCAACAAGGGTTTATAA
- the LOC143358159 gene encoding inactive CLIP domain-containing serine protease A3-like isoform X2 — protein MVHLVFQSFDPNCSPGQVYCCSYSENMVDESCGIRKMSVVPHPQGQASYGAYPWQAALLTTDNVYVGSGVLITPNHVLTVAHKVGSYANGGLKVRLGEWDGQSTNEPDPYQEYMVQRIVMHPNFNSVNLQNDVAVITLSGTVPISSSPNINTACFPTSEPASGTRCWVSGWGKDAFGMNGRYQSIMKEVDVPIVMQSNCEVSLKQTRLGQFYNLDKSSFVCAGGESGKDACTGDGGSPLVCQSGNGQWQVVGMVAWGIGCATNNVPGVYVNVYNYIGWITQQIV, from the exons ATGGTCCACTTGGTATTTCAATCTTTT GATCCTAATTGTTCTCCTGGACAAGTGTATTGCTGTTCATACTCAGAAAATATGGTTGATGAATCATGTGGCATTAGAAAAATGTCGGTAGTTCCACATCCTCAGGGTCAAGCCAGTTATGGAGCATATCCTTGGCAAGCTGCACTTTTGACTACAGACAACGTTTATGTGGGCTCTGGTGTCTTGATTACACCAAACCATGTACTTACTGTTGCTCACAAAGTAGGATCTTATGC GAATGGTGGTCTTAAAGTAAGATTAGGAGAGTGGGATGGCCAGTCCACAAATGAACCTGATCCATACCAAGAATACATGGTTCAAAGAATTGTTATGCATCCAAATTTCAACTCTGTTAATCTTCAGAATGATGTTGCTGTAATTACTTTGAGTGGCACAGTACCTATTTCTAGTAGCCCAAATATTAACACCGCATGCTTTCCTACATCAGAGCCTGCATCTGGCACAAG GTGTTGGGTATCAGGCTGGGGAAAAGATGCATTTGGCATGAACGGTCGGTATCAAAGTATAATGAAGGAAGTGGATGTACCTATTGTAATGCAATCGAACTGTGAAGTTTCTCTCAAACAGACTAGACTCGGACAATTTTATAATCTTGATAAAAGCAGCTTCGTGTGTGCTGGTGGAGAATCAGGAAAAGATGCATGCACA gGAGATGGAGGTTCACCATTGGTATGTCAATCTGGGAATGGACAATGGCAAGTTGTTGGTATGGTAGCATGGGGTATTGGCTGTGCAACAAATAATGTTCCAGGTGTTTACGTAAATGTATACAATTACATTGGATGGATTACACAGCAGATTGTCTAA
- the Ing3 gene encoding inhibitor of growth family, member 3, producing the protein MLYLEDYVEMIEHLPQELRDRFTEMREMDLGVQNSMDSLEKKVKTFFTNAKKMKPSEKEAEYEAIRREYYKTLEDADEKVHLANQMYDLVDRYLRRLDQELHKFKMELEADNKGITEILEKRSLELDQPPTNSSQKENRYSFTSTTRSRDNHSHSRAEKRRDSNASSTSIEKRLAIEKISPNVPESRPASANSGPIIAATSVPSTPTAIANSVGSVSYNLGHIGAGGNAIAAAASQAIAATQQMQQGRRTASLKASYEAINTGGVHAAEFSRELAGAAQTAIAAIQESNKKHKKKVTNAVPSSSVVAASVQQPVSPPVITSNTQVVDSDNPDWTYDPNEPRYCICNQVSYGDMVACDNSDCPFEWFHYPCVGITAPPKGKWYCPQCTSSMKRRGGRKN; encoded by the exons ATGCTTTACTTGGAAGATTATGTCGAAA TGATCGAGCACCTACCACAAGAATTAAGAGACCGGTTTACAGAAATGAGAGAAATGGACTTAGGTGTACAAA ATTCAATGGATAGTTTAGAAAAAAAAGTAAAGACTTTCTTTACGAATGCAAAGAAAATGAAACCTAGCGAAAAAGAAGCAGAATATGAAGCCATTAGAAGAGAGTATTATAAGACTTTGGAAGATGCGGACGAAAAGGTGCACTTAGCTAATCAGATGTACGACTTAGTAGATAGATATTTGAGGAGATTAGATCAGGAACTGCACAAATTTAAAATGGAGCTAGAAGCAGATAATAAAGGTATCACGGAAATATTGGAAAAGAGGTCATTGGAATTAGACCAACCACCCACAAATAGTAGTCAAAAAGAAAATCGGTATAGTTTCACATCAACCACTAGATCACGAGACAATCATAGTCATT CTCGGGCAGAAAAAAGAAGAGATTCAAATGCATCCTCAACTTCGATAGAAAAACGTTTAGCTATAGAAAAAATTTCACCAAACGTTCCTGAATCGCGACCAGCTTCTGCAAATTCAGGACCAATCATTGCCGCCACGAGCGTGCCATCAACTCCTACTGCAATTGCGAATTCTGTTGGCTCTGTAAGTTATAATCTTGGTCACATAGGAGCCGGTGGAAATGCCATAGCAGCTGCAGCATCCCAAGCAATTGCTGCGACACAGCAAATGCAACAGGGCCGACGTACTGCCAGTTTAAAAGCTAGTTATGAAGCTATCAATACTGGCGGGGTACATGCGGCCGAATTCAGTAGAGAATTAGCTGGTGCTGCTCAAACCGCTATTGCAGCTATACAAGAATCgaataaaaaacataaaaa GAAAGTAACGAACGCGGTTCCAAGTTCGAGTGTAGTTGCTGCGTCTGTTCAGCAACCAGTATCGCCGCCAGTTATAACTTCAAATACACAAGTAGTGGATTCGGATAATCCAGATTGGACATACGATCCAAACGAACCAAGATATTGTATATGCAACCAAGTATCTTATGGAGATATGGTTGCATGTGACAATTCAGAT TGTCCATTCGAATGGTTTCATTATCCATGTGTGGGTATCACTGCACCGCCAAAAGGCAAGTGGTACTGTCCTCAATGTACATCTTCTATGAAGAGACGCGGAGGTCGGAAAAACTGA
- the LOC143358368 gene encoding inactive CLIP domain-containing serine protease A3-like, with translation MNKILLTLYVVSILQYQVSAQSDSIIFDNGSTTKMPSNGNDMTCSCVLASNCPTINTGIDIRIVNVGPNCSPGQVYCCSYSENMVDESCGIRKMSVVPHPQGQASYGAYPWQAALLTTDNVYVGSGVLITPNHVLTVAHKVGSYANGGLKVRLGEWDGQSTNEPDPYQEYMVQRIVMHPNFNSVNLQNDVAVITLSGTVPISSSPNINTACFPTSEPASGTRCWVSGWGKDAFGMKGRYQSIMKEVDVPIVMQSNCEVSLRQTRLGQFYNLDKSSFVCAGGESGKDACTGDGGSPLVCQSGNGQWQVVGMVAWGIGCATNNVPGVYVNVYNYIGWITQQIV, from the exons ATGAATAAGATATTGCTTACGTTGTACGTTGTCAGCATTCTGCAGTATCAAGTTTCCGCGCAAAGTGACTCTATCATTTTTGATAACGGTTCCACCACAAAAATGCCGA gTAATGGTAATGATATGACCTGCTCTTGCGTATTAGCGAGTAATTGTCCTACTATTAATACTGGCATTGACATTCGAATAGTTAATGTG GGTCCTAATTGTTCTCCTGGACAAGTGTATTGCTGTTCATACTCAGAAAATATGGTTGATGAATCATGTGGCATTAGAAAAATGTCGGTAGTTCCACATCCTCAGGGTCAAGCCAGTTATGGAGCATATCCTTGGCAAGCTGCACTTTTGACTACAGACAACGTTTATGTGGGCTCTGGTGTCTTGATTACACCAAACCATGTACTTACTGTTGCTCACAAAGTAGGATCTTATGC GAATGGTGGTCTTAAAGTAAGATTAGGAGAGTGGGATGGCCAGTCCACAAATGAACCTGATCCATACCAAGAATACATGGTTCAAAGAATTGTTATGCATCCAAATTTCAACTCTGTTAATCTTCAGAATGATGTTGCTGTAATTACTTTGAGTGGCACAGTACCTATTTCTAGTAGCCCAAATATTAACACCGCATGCTTTCCTACATCAGAGCCTGCATCTGGCACAAG GTGTTGGGTATCAGGTTGGGGAAAAGATGCATTTGGTATGAAGGGTCGGTATCAAAGTATAATGAAGGAAGTGGATGTACCCATTGTAATGCAATCGAACTGTGAAGTATCTCTCAGACAGACTAGACTCGGACAATTTTATAATCTTGATAAAAGCAGCTTCGTGTGTGCTGGTGGAGAATCAGGAAAAGATGCATGCACA ggAGATGGAGGTTCACCATTGGTATGTCAATCTGGGAATGGACAATGGCAAGTTGTTGGTATGGTAGCATGGGGTATTGGCTGTGCAACAAATAATGTTCCAGGTGTTTACGTAAATGTATACAATTACATTGGATGGATTACACAGCAGATTGTCTAA